The Polynucleobacter sp. TSB-Sco08W16 genome includes a region encoding these proteins:
- a CDS encoding acetyl-CoA carboxylase carboxyltransferase subunit alpha, with protein MKTTFLDFEQQIAELESKIEELRFVQDESSVDISDEIKTLSEKSVQLTKDIYANLTPWQVSQVARHPQRPYTLDYVGALFTDFHELHGDRTFADDQSIIGGLARFDDQPCMVIGHQKGRDTKERALRNFGMSRPEGYRKAMRLMRLAEKFGIPVFTFVDTPGAFPGIDAEERNQSEAIGRNLYVQAELEVPIIATIIGEGGSGGALAIAMGDVVLMLQNSTYSVISPEGCASILWKTADKASEAAEQLGLTAQRIKALGLIDKIVAEPIGGAHRDYDVMMSNMRKALAESMKTFEGMKTDALLERRHERLMSYGKFKEITVKS; from the coding sequence ATGAAAACGACTTTCCTGGATTTTGAGCAGCAAATCGCCGAATTAGAGTCAAAGATTGAAGAGCTCCGTTTTGTACAAGACGAGTCATCGGTAGATATTTCCGATGAGATCAAAACTCTCTCTGAAAAGAGCGTTCAGCTCACTAAAGATATTTACGCCAATCTCACACCATGGCAGGTGTCTCAAGTTGCGCGTCACCCACAGCGCCCTTACACATTAGATTATGTTGGTGCCTTATTTACCGATTTTCATGAGCTCCATGGCGATCGCACTTTTGCGGATGATCAATCCATCATCGGTGGCCTAGCCCGTTTTGATGATCAGCCCTGCATGGTGATTGGTCACCAAAAAGGTCGTGACACCAAAGAGCGTGCTCTTCGCAACTTTGGCATGAGTCGTCCAGAGGGTTATCGCAAAGCAATGCGCCTCATGCGCCTTGCCGAGAAATTTGGCATTCCAGTATTTACCTTTGTTGACACTCCGGGTGCATTTCCAGGGATTGATGCGGAAGAGCGTAACCAATCTGAAGCAATCGGCCGCAACCTGTATGTGCAAGCTGAGCTAGAAGTCCCGATCATTGCTACGATTATTGGCGAGGGTGGATCAGGTGGCGCCTTAGCGATTGCGATGGGGGATGTGGTGTTGATGTTGCAGAACTCGACCTATTCCGTGATCTCCCCAGAGGGCTGCGCTTCTATCTTATGGAAAACTGCAGATAAAGCCTCTGAAGCTGCTGAGCAATTGGGTCTAACAGCCCAGCGTATTAAGGCATTAGGTTTAATCGACAAGATTGTTGCCGAACCTATTGGTGGTGCTCACCGCGATTACGATGTCATGATGAGTAACATGCGCAAAGCCCTTGCCGAGTCAATGAAAACTTTTGAGGGTATGAAGACTGATGCATTGCTTGAGCGTCGTCATGAGCGTCTAATGAGTTATGGCAAGTTCAAGGAAATCACAGTCAAGTCCTAA
- the tilS gene encoding tRNA lysidine(34) synthetase TilS: protein MASSRKSQSSPKSAKRIAVALSGGLDSVVLLDTICKSQAANQNREIYAFHIHHGLQKPADDWLIFCERLAKKYKIHFDFRLLHLNTGEGNVEARARAARYEALADLCEEYGIEDLLLAHHQNDQAETVLIQLLRGAGVAGLSGMSVHKHIQAGPSPLMLKRPLLDQSRAELEAYAKQHKLKWIVDPSNQDRKYRRNAIRKDVIPKLEKIQPEAVANLARSASLLSDAQALLDRLALQDGKGILIKDCLQLKPLLVLYKSDLPAANNVLRYWLKMNELVMPSQERLNSWWRDLVAVKVDSQLEWTHDGKAIRLWRDQLQLAPQSGGQWIFKTIPTGSKNAGLPAAWVKKAQKEGRITTKARSGSEKLQIKPNSPRKTLKNLFQEGDIPPWQRNAPLLYIDHELIAVAGVGVSYPHLVLTGSRVWPEWQEKAL from the coding sequence ATGGCAAGTTCAAGGAAATCACAGTCAAGTCCTAAGTCTGCAAAACGAATTGCGGTTGCCTTAAGTGGCGGCCTCGATTCGGTTGTTTTGCTAGATACGATTTGCAAATCGCAAGCAGCAAATCAGAATAGAGAGATTTACGCCTTTCACATTCACCATGGTTTGCAAAAGCCGGCGGATGATTGGTTGATATTTTGTGAGAGGCTTGCTAAAAAATATAAGATCCACTTTGATTTTCGCTTGCTTCATCTGAATACCGGAGAGGGTAACGTTGAGGCCAGGGCAAGAGCAGCCCGCTATGAGGCCTTGGCAGATCTCTGCGAGGAATATGGCATTGAAGATCTACTATTAGCTCACCACCAGAACGATCAAGCAGAAACCGTATTGATCCAGTTGCTCCGCGGGGCTGGTGTGGCAGGCTTATCAGGCATGTCTGTTCACAAACATATTCAGGCAGGCCCTAGCCCCTTAATGCTGAAGCGTCCATTGCTCGATCAAAGTAGGGCTGAGCTAGAGGCTTACGCCAAACAACATAAACTCAAGTGGATTGTTGACCCTAGTAATCAAGACCGCAAATATAGACGCAATGCGATTCGAAAAGATGTCATTCCAAAACTAGAAAAGATTCAGCCTGAAGCAGTTGCCAATTTAGCTCGCAGCGCATCCTTGCTAAGTGATGCACAGGCATTACTAGATCGTTTGGCATTACAAGATGGAAAAGGCATTTTAATAAAAGATTGTCTTCAGTTAAAACCATTGCTAGTACTTTATAAGTCAGACTTGCCTGCGGCGAATAATGTCCTGCGCTATTGGCTCAAGATGAATGAACTCGTGATGCCATCTCAAGAGCGCCTGAACTCTTGGTGGCGCGATCTTGTTGCTGTGAAGGTGGATTCACAGCTAGAGTGGACTCATGATGGCAAGGCTATTCGGCTATGGCGCGATCAATTACAGCTCGCCCCACAGTCAGGCGGCCAGTGGATCTTCAAAACAATTCCCACTGGAAGTAAAAATGCAGGACTGCCAGCTGCTTGGGTAAAAAAGGCTCAGAAAGAAGGCCGCATTACAACTAAAGCAAGGTCGGGGTCTGAAAAACTCCAAATCAAACCAAATAGTCCACGTAAAACCCTCAAAAATCTCTTTCAGGAGGGTGATATTCCTCCGTGGCAGCGCAATGCCCCACTTTTATATATTGATCATGAGCTTATTGCAGTAGCGGGAGTAGGCGTCAGTTACCCGCATCTCGTACTGACCGGATCTAGAGTGTGGCCCGAGTGGCAAGAGAAGGCTTTGTAG
- a CDS encoding DNA-3-methyladenine glycosylase — MAKSLVSPVKEESIIEEIAPAYWEQACAELMKHDRIMKKLIPKYGSGFLVTRGDAFTTLARAIVGQQISVAAAQTVWGRVLIASKKKVNPKNILALTVEELRAAGLSGRKVEYIRDLADHFDSGRLHADQWKDMDDESVIKELSSIRGIGRWTAEMFLIFNMVRPNILPLDDVGLIKAISLNYFSGEPVSRHEAREVAANWAPWRTVATWYMWRSIDPIPVEH, encoded by the coding sequence ATGGCGAAGAGCTTAGTGTCACCAGTAAAAGAGGAATCGATTATCGAAGAAATCGCTCCTGCGTACTGGGAGCAGGCTTGTGCTGAACTTATGAAGCATGACCGCATTATGAAAAAGCTGATCCCTAAGTACGGCTCTGGTTTTTTAGTTACCCGTGGTGACGCATTTACAACTTTAGCAAGAGCGATCGTTGGCCAGCAAATCTCAGTTGCTGCTGCGCAAACAGTTTGGGGTAGAGTGCTCATTGCCAGCAAGAAAAAAGTAAACCCTAAAAATATATTAGCGCTCACAGTTGAAGAATTGCGAGCTGCAGGTTTATCAGGGCGCAAGGTTGAATATATCCGCGATCTGGCCGATCACTTTGATTCTGGGCGTTTACATGCCGATCAATGGAAAGATATGGATGATGAGAGCGTCATCAAAGAATTAAGCTCTATTCGGGGAATTGGGCGCTGGACGGCTGAAATGTTCCTCATTTTTAATATGGTTCGCCCTAATATCCTTCCGCTAGACGATGTTGGTCTAATTAAGGCTATTTCCCTCAATTACTTCAGTGGTGAGCCTGTTAGCCGCCATGAGGCGAGGGAGGTGGCAGCTAATTGGGCCCCATGGCGCACGGTTGCCACCTGGTACATGTGGAGAAGTATCGACCCCATCCCAGTTGAACATTAA
- the cysS gene encoding cysteine--tRNA ligase, giving the protein MLQIYNTLSRSKQVFKPILPGKVKMYVCGMTVYDFCHIGHARVMIVFDMVVRWLRASGYEVLYVRNITDIDDKIINRAIENGEPIAALTNRFIDAMHADSDELGLIHPDQEPRATDYIKQMQGMIGKLIENELAYQGEDGDVNFAVRLLPRYGQLSGKTLDELHAGERVAVGGGKRDPLDFVLWKSAKPEEPSDTRWSSPWGEGRPGWHIECSAMACDLLGEHFDIHGGGADLQFPHHENEIAQSEGALYGQGRKEDDAPFVNYWMHNGHIRVNEEKMSKSLGNFFLIRDVLKSFDPEVLRFFMLKAHYRSPINYSDAQLEEARAGLVRLYTALAQAPIAQNSSIDPKNPWAQRFADAMNDDFNTPEAIAVLFDLASEVNRAQGDEKQMLASTMKALGATLNFLQRDPTAFLQGGSRDESGLSPAQIEEQIAARVSAKQAKDFTLADLIRKTLLEQGVVLEDKPGGITEWRRA; this is encoded by the coding sequence ATGCTGCAAATCTATAACACCCTCAGCCGTTCTAAACAGGTCTTTAAGCCCATCCTACCGGGCAAGGTGAAGATGTATGTCTGCGGCATGACAGTCTACGATTTTTGTCATATTGGCCATGCTAGGGTCATGATCGTATTTGATATGGTGGTTCGCTGGCTCAGGGCTAGTGGTTATGAGGTTCTTTACGTGCGCAATATCACTGATATTGACGACAAAATTATCAACCGCGCCATTGAGAATGGTGAGCCGATTGCTGCGCTAACGAACCGATTTATTGATGCCATGCATGCTGATTCTGATGAGTTAGGTCTCATACATCCCGATCAAGAACCTCGTGCTACGGATTACATCAAGCAGATGCAAGGCATGATTGGCAAGCTGATTGAAAATGAATTGGCTTACCAAGGCGAAGATGGTGATGTCAACTTCGCTGTACGTTTGTTGCCACGTTACGGCCAACTCTCTGGCAAGACTCTTGATGAACTCCATGCGGGTGAACGTGTTGCAGTAGGGGGTGGTAAGCGTGACCCACTCGATTTTGTTTTGTGGAAGAGCGCTAAACCAGAGGAGCCATCAGATACCCGCTGGAGCTCACCTTGGGGTGAAGGTCGTCCAGGTTGGCATATAGAATGCTCAGCGATGGCTTGTGACTTGCTTGGCGAGCACTTTGATATTCATGGTGGTGGCGCAGACCTTCAATTCCCTCATCACGAAAATGAAATCGCTCAAAGCGAGGGTGCTCTGTATGGACAAGGTCGCAAAGAGGATGACGCGCCGTTTGTCAATTATTGGATGCACAACGGACATATTCGCGTTAATGAAGAGAAGATGTCTAAATCCTTGGGTAACTTCTTCTTAATTCGGGACGTCTTAAAAAGTTTTGATCCAGAGGTCTTGCGATTCTTTATGCTTAAAGCGCATTACCGTAGCCCTATAAATTACAGCGATGCTCAGCTTGAAGAAGCTCGCGCTGGTTTAGTTCGTCTATACACCGCCTTAGCCCAAGCGCCAATTGCCCAGAATAGTTCGATTGATCCAAAAAACCCATGGGCTCAACGTTTTGCCGATGCCATGAACGATGACTTTAATACGCCTGAAGCAATTGCAGTGTTGTTTGATTTGGCAAGCGAAGTCAATCGTGCGCAAGGTGATGAAAAACAGATGCTTGCATCTACGATGAAGGCATTAGGTGCCACTCTCAATTTCCTGCAAAGAGATCCAACTGCATTCTTGCAAGGGGGATCTAGAGACGAGAGTGGTTTAAGTCCAGCGCAGATCGAAGAGCAGATCGCTGCCCGGGTTTCAGCTAAACAAGCAAAAGATTTTACATTGGCTGACTTAATACGTAAAACTTTATTAGAGCAGGGCGTTGTTCTAGAAGACAAGCCCGGCGGCATTACTGAATGGCGAAGAGCTTAG
- a CDS encoding aspartate kinase, with amino-acid sequence MALIVHKYGGTSMGSVERIANVAKRVAKWMRAGHQVVVVPSAMSGETNRLLGLAKEINPDASPRELDQIASTGEQVSSGLLALALMREGIDAVSYAGWQVTVHTDSAFTKARIKSIESDKILKDLNAGRAVVVTGFQGVDPEGNITTLGRGGSDTSAVAMAAALKADECLIYTDVDGVYTTDPRVCEDARRLDKITFEEMLEMASLGSKVLQIRSVEFAGKYKVKTRVLSSLTDPLMPLDQEMKSGTLITFEEDSTMEAAVISGIAFARDEAKITVLGVPDRPGIAYQILGPIADANIDVDIIIQNQSVEGKTDFTFTVPRGDYQKALDILKNTVQAHIEAKEISGDPKVSKVSVVGVGMRSHVGIASKMFRTLSEEGINILMISTSEIKISVVIDEKYMELAVRALHKAFELDQK; translated from the coding sequence ATGGCTCTTATCGTTCATAAATATGGTGGCACCTCAATGGGCTCAGTTGAGCGCATTGCGAATGTCGCTAAACGCGTTGCCAAGTGGATGCGTGCCGGCCATCAAGTGGTGGTAGTTCCTTCTGCCATGTCAGGTGAAACTAACCGCTTGCTTGGCTTGGCAAAAGAAATCAACCCAGATGCAAGCCCACGTGAGCTAGATCAAATCGCCTCTACTGGTGAGCAGGTCAGTTCTGGTTTGCTAGCCTTAGCATTGATGCGTGAAGGTATTGATGCGGTGAGTTACGCTGGTTGGCAGGTAACAGTACATACAGATTCAGCATTCACTAAAGCTCGTATTAAAAGTATTGAGAGCGATAAGATTCTCAAAGACTTGAACGCTGGTCGTGCCGTCGTGGTTACTGGTTTCCAAGGCGTAGATCCAGAAGGAAACATTACCACCTTAGGTCGTGGTGGCTCAGATACTTCTGCAGTTGCAATGGCTGCTGCCTTGAAGGCAGACGAGTGTTTGATCTATACCGATGTGGATGGTGTCTATACAACAGACCCACGCGTTTGTGAGGATGCACGTCGCCTAGACAAAATCACCTTTGAAGAAATGCTGGAAATGGCTAGCTTAGGTTCTAAGGTGTTACAAATTCGTTCTGTCGAGTTTGCAGGTAAGTACAAAGTTAAAACCCGCGTTCTGTCTTCGTTGACAGACCCATTGATGCCTTTAGACCAAGAGATGAAGTCGGGCACATTGATTACATTTGAAGAGGACAGCACTATGGAAGCCGCAGTTATTTCCGGCATCGCCTTTGCGCGTGATGAAGCGAAGATTACCGTTTTAGGAGTTCCTGATCGTCCAGGTATTGCCTATCAAATTCTTGGCCCAATTGCTGATGCCAATATTGATGTGGATATCATCATTCAAAACCAATCAGTAGAAGGCAAGACAGACTTCACCTTTACTGTTCCGCGCGGTGACTATCAAAAGGCTTTAGATATTTTGAAGAACACTGTGCAGGCGCACATTGAAGCAAAAGAAATCTCAGGGGATCCTAAGGTTTCTAAAGTTTCAGTAGTTGGCGTAGGTATGCGTTCACACGTTGGTATCGCCAGCAAAATGTTTCGTACATTGTCAGAAGAGGGCATTAACATCCTCATGATCTCTACTAGTGAAATTAAGATCTCTGTAGTGATCGACGAGAAATATATGGAATTGGCGGTTCGTGCTTTGCATAAGGCATTTGAGCTAGACCAGAAATAA